From Gemmatimonadota bacterium:
GCCTCAAAATTTCAACCCTTCGCGTTGTCAACTGCGGGGTTGGGTGGTTTTCCGCGCCTTGAAAGTGCACGGGTGTTGTGGTTGGGCGTTGAAGGCGACCTGGGACAGCTGAGGATATTGCAAGATCGGATTGCACAGAAGCTCGAAGACCTGGGTTTTGAGCGGGATCGACGTCCGTTTTTTGCTCATGTGACGGTGGGGAGAGCGCGTCGTAAGCCGGTTCGCGTGACTGCGGAAAATTCAAAAAAGTGGCGTGCGGTAAATTTTTCCGTTGATCGCGTCTCGGTGATGAAGAGTACATTGCGTCCCGAAGGTGCTGTTTACACGCCTTTAGGATACGGAATGTTCGAAGGCGGAAGGGCCGGTTCAGATCGCTAAATTGTTTCTTGACGTATATACAAATGTTCACTATACTTGTCACACATTGTGCGGTGCAGAATACGAGAGGGGCTGCGCCGTGATCCCAAACCTTTTGTAAGGAGAGATTCAGATGGCCAAACGCAATATTAAAGGTACGCAACAAATGGATGGCAAGCAGCAAGCAATAGACAACGCTATTGCCCAAATCGAAAAGCAATTTGGACAGGGGGCAATTATGCGCCTGGGAGGCGAAGATGGGCAACCCCTTGTCACAGAAGTTATTCCAACAGGTTCTCTAAGCCTGGATGTTGCATTGGGCGCTGGTGGCGTTCCCCAGGGAAGAGTGGTTGAAATATTTGGTCCTGAAGGATCGGGCAAGACGACCTTGATTTTGCACATTATTGCCGAGGCTCAAAAGCTCGGTGGGGCAGCGGCGTTTGTCGATGCAGAACACGCATTGAATGTGGAATTGGCCGAGCGTCTGGGCGTAGATATCGAAAATTTATTGATCGCCCAGCCCGATACGGGTGAAGAAGCACTCGAGATTACAGATACCCTCGTGCGCAGTGGTGCTTTTGAGGTCGTGGCTTTAGACTCTGTGGCTGCTCTGGTGCCGCGTGCAGAACTCGAAGGTGAGATGGGTGATTCTCACATGGGCCTGCACGCTCGTTTGATGTCTCAGGCTTTGCGCAAACTCGTCGGATCAATCAGCCAGTCTAAAACCTGTGTGATCTTTGCCAATCAGATTCGCATGAAGATCGGTGTGATGTTTGGCAATCCCGAAACGACTACCGGGGGCCGCGCGCTTCCGTTTTACGCAACGGTGCGTATGGATATTCGGCGCATTGGTTCTATTAAAGACGGGCAGGAGATTGTTGGCAATCGCGTTCGGATTCGCGTGGTAAAAAACAAGATGGCACCGCCTTTTAAGGAATGTGAAGTCGATCTGATGTTTGGCGAGGGTATTTCCAGAGAGGGCAGTTTGATCGATATGGCCGAATTGCACGGGATTATCAAGAAGAGTGGTACCTGGTTCTCTTATGGGGATGACCGGCTTGGTCAAGGGCGCGAAAATGTCAAGCGTCATCTGGGAGAGAACGCGGATTTATCTGCAAAAATCGAACGCGAGGTGCGCGAGATCGTGGGGCTTCCCGTCTCGATTGAGGAAGAACCCGCTTAAGTATGTTGTTGACATCTCAATTTTCTCTAATTTAATTTATTAAATGATGTTACGTATGTTCAAAAGACTGGGAATCTTTGCTGGTGACAATTCTATTTTTTTATTTTTCCAGGCCTTTAGAGAAATTGGGAAAGGATGTTGCAAATGTTTTTGAACAACGGAATAGCGTTTATTGCTGCTCTTGTGTTGCTGTTATGCATGGGGCAACCCTCTGCTGCTTCTAATGCTGCGGCTACTGTTGCGCAGTCTGCAGATGCGGATCTCAACGGCGATGGGATGGTTGGTTTTGCAGATTTTTTGATCTTTGCAAGCCTGTTTGGGGCGAATCAAGGCGATGACAGGTTTGACGCCCGGGCCGATCTGGATGGGGATGGTGCGATAGGTTTTGGCGATTTTTTGATCTTTGCCAATGCCTTTGGCTCATCTGACTCTGGCGGTGGTAGCCCTGATCTCATTGTTATAGCGCCTTCGGTGAGCGACACCCTGCTGATGCCTGAGCAGATGTTCACGCTGAATGCGACGGTGCGCAACCATGGGAATGCACAAGCCTCTG
This genomic window contains:
- the thpR gene encoding RNA 2',3'-cyclic phosphodiesterase translates to MAGIRTFVALEMPVAVKRQVVSVARHLSHLSQMRWVRSEGVHLTLKFLGDVEENRVADIVSAVQQVASKFQPFALSTAGLGGFPRLESARVLWLGVEGDLGQLRILQDRIAQKLEDLGFERDRRPFFAHVTVGRARRKPVRVTAENSKKWRAVNFSVDRVSVMKSTLRPEGAVYTPLGYGMFEGGRAGSDR
- the recA gene encoding recombinase RecA — translated: MDGKQQAIDNAIAQIEKQFGQGAIMRLGGEDGQPLVTEVIPTGSLSLDVALGAGGVPQGRVVEIFGPEGSGKTTLILHIIAEAQKLGGAAAFVDAEHALNVELAERLGVDIENLLIAQPDTGEEALEITDTLVRSGAFEVVALDSVAALVPRAELEGEMGDSHMGLHARLMSQALRKLVGSISQSKTCVIFANQIRMKIGVMFGNPETTTGGRALPFYATVRMDIRRIGSIKDGQEIVGNRVRIRVVKNKMAPPFKECEVDLMFGEGISREGSLIDMAELHGIIKKSGTWFSYGDDRLGQGRENVKRHLGENADLSAKIEREVREIVGLPVSIEEEPA